A genomic stretch from Frigoribacterium sp. PvP032 includes:
- a CDS encoding ROK family transcriptional regulator yields the protein MTREAAVQDEANGRTGALATALPDAGGAPPAGRARPLLDRPRGSNLSTVLGIVHGAGPTSRSELTRLTGLNRSTIAALVGELVERGLAVESEPVAANRVGRPSPVVSASPDVVAFAVNPEIDAVTVGRVGLDGVVQRRVRHETDGVPTALEAAEIAARLVRELVDEVPAARVVGVGAAVPGLVHADGGLVRLAPHLGWVDEPFARLLSDATGLPARAANDASTAVVAEGLFGAGAGASDLVFLNGGASGVGGGVVVDGHPLRGRDGFAGEIGHTLVESAGRLCHCGAVGCLETEVGQAELLTVTGLSRAQADELDAALATALAEGDADVRREVERQVDYVAVALRNVLNAFNPSVIVLGGFLGSLQAAAPDRLLDRVTAQALPGPRDGVQLRRAALGADRLMIGAAELAFADLLADPARAS from the coding sequence GTGACCAGGGAGGCCGCGGTGCAGGACGAGGCGAATGGCAGGACAGGCGCTCTGGCGACGGCGCTGCCCGATGCAGGAGGCGCCCCTCCCGCCGGTCGCGCCCGCCCCCTCCTCGACCGCCCTCGCGGCTCGAACCTCTCCACGGTGCTCGGCATCGTGCACGGCGCCGGACCGACCTCTCGCAGCGAGCTGACGCGCCTGACCGGCCTCAACCGCTCGACCATCGCCGCCCTCGTGGGCGAGCTCGTCGAGCGCGGCCTCGCCGTCGAGTCGGAGCCCGTCGCGGCCAACCGGGTCGGCCGCCCCAGCCCGGTCGTCAGCGCCTCACCTGATGTCGTGGCCTTCGCAGTGAACCCTGAGATCGACGCCGTGACCGTCGGCCGGGTCGGGCTCGACGGGGTCGTGCAGCGCAGGGTCCGGCACGAGACCGACGGCGTGCCCACGGCGCTCGAGGCGGCCGAGATCGCGGCCCGCCTCGTCCGGGAGCTCGTCGACGAGGTGCCCGCAGCCCGGGTCGTCGGCGTCGGCGCCGCCGTGCCGGGCCTCGTGCACGCGGACGGCGGCCTCGTCCGGCTCGCGCCGCACCTCGGCTGGGTCGACGAGCCGTTCGCGCGCCTCCTGTCAGACGCCACCGGCCTGCCCGCCCGGGCCGCCAACGACGCGAGCACCGCCGTCGTCGCCGAGGGCCTCTTCGGCGCCGGCGCCGGGGCGAGCGACCTCGTGTTCCTCAACGGAGGCGCGAGCGGCGTCGGCGGGGGAGTGGTCGTCGACGGCCACCCCCTGCGCGGCCGCGACGGCTTCGCCGGCGAGATCGGCCACACGCTCGTCGAGTCGGCCGGGCGGCTCTGCCACTGCGGCGCCGTCGGCTGCCTCGAGACCGAGGTCGGCCAGGCGGAGCTGCTGACCGTCACCGGCCTGTCCCGCGCCCAGGCCGACGAGCTCGACGCCGCGCTCGCGACGGCGCTCGCCGAGGGCGACGCCGACGTGCGGCGCGAGGTCGAGCGGCAGGTCGACTACGTGGCGGTCGCGCTCCGCAACGTGCTCAACGCCTTCAACCCGTCGGTGATCGTGCTCGGCGGGTTCCTCGGGTCGCTGCAGGCCGCGGCGCCGGACCGGCTGCTCGACCGCGTGACCGCACAGGCGCTGCCCGGGCCGCGCGACGGCGTGCAGCTGCGACGTGCCGCGCTCGGCGCCGACCGGCTGATGATCGGGGCCGCGGAGCTGGCGTTCGCCGACCTCCTGGCCGACCCGGCCCGCGCCTCCTGA
- a CDS encoding metal-dependent transcriptional regulator, whose product MPPEPGPTRSTMTEDYLKVIWKAEEWAAEGSPGITTNEIAATLGVGASTVSGNLRKLERDGFIDYTPYRSIALSELGRHVAVGMVRRHRLIETYLVERLGYAWDEVHDEAEVLEHAVSDRLLEAFDVELGRPTADPHGDPIPQADGTVVRPVAHTLQEFVEGECGHVVRVSDDEPELLRYLGSLQLRVGAHVRVAERRDYAGSLRVELDDGTVDLAGPAAVAVWATRDEHGHAAAASA is encoded by the coding sequence ATGCCACCGGAACCGGGACCCACCCGCTCGACGATGACCGAGGACTACCTCAAGGTCATCTGGAAGGCCGAGGAGTGGGCGGCAGAGGGCTCCCCCGGCATCACGACGAACGAGATCGCGGCGACGCTCGGGGTGGGCGCGTCGACGGTGTCGGGCAACCTCCGCAAGCTCGAGCGCGACGGGTTCATCGACTACACGCCGTACCGCAGCATCGCGCTGAGCGAGCTCGGCCGGCACGTCGCCGTCGGCATGGTGCGCCGCCACCGCCTGATCGAGACGTACCTCGTCGAGCGGCTCGGCTACGCGTGGGACGAGGTGCACGACGAGGCCGAGGTGCTCGAGCACGCCGTCAGCGACCGCCTGCTCGAGGCCTTCGACGTCGAGCTGGGGCGCCCCACGGCGGACCCGCACGGCGACCCGATCCCGCAGGCCGACGGCACCGTCGTGCGGCCCGTCGCCCACACGCTGCAGGAGTTCGTCGAGGGCGAGTGCGGCCACGTGGTCCGCGTCTCGGACGACGAGCCCGAGCTGCTCCGCTACCTCGGCTCGCTGCAGCTGCGGGTCGGCGCGCACGTCAGGGTCGCCGAGCGCCGCGACTACGCGGGGTCGCTGCGGGTCGAGCTCGACGACGGCACGGTCGACCTCGCCGGGCCGGCCGCGGTCGCCGTCTGGGCGACGCGCGACGAGCACGGGCACGCGGCGGCCGCCTCCGCCTGA
- a CDS encoding xylulokinase has product MSLVAGVDSSTQSCKVVIRDTVTGELVRQGTARHPEGTEVPPDAWWDALVEAIDAAGGLDDVAAISVAGQQHGMVVLDSDGVVVRDALLWNDTRSAPAARDLTAELGAEEWARRTGSVPVASFTATKLRWLRDAEPANAARVAAVALPHDWLTWRLLGHGPAASSPLGPDLEALVTDRSDASGTSYWSPGDEAYDLELFERALGRAGREATAGAGSGDAVVLPRVLGPSEAAGTTVAHGPVPEGVLVGAGAGDNAGAALGLDAGVGDLVISIGTSGTAFAVTDAPVRDGSGTVAGFADAAGGFLPLVATLNAARVLSSVGTLLGVDHDEFARLALAAEPGAGGVSLVPYFEGERTPDLPDATATLSGLTLASTTRENLARAAVEGMLSALADGAAAVRDQGVEVRRVLLIGGAALNPAVQAVAAQVLDVPVTVPAPGEYVADGAARQAAWALSGTRPGWAVSTRASSEPDLVPAIGERYRAAQALGSLPR; this is encoded by the coding sequence ATGAGTCTCGTCGCCGGGGTCGACTCCTCGACCCAGAGTTGCAAGGTCGTGATCCGCGACACCGTCACCGGAGAGCTGGTGCGCCAGGGCACCGCCCGGCACCCGGAGGGCACCGAGGTGCCGCCCGACGCCTGGTGGGACGCCCTCGTCGAGGCGATCGACGCGGCCGGCGGCCTCGACGACGTCGCCGCGATCTCGGTCGCCGGGCAGCAGCACGGCATGGTCGTGCTCGACTCCGACGGCGTGGTCGTACGCGACGCGCTGCTCTGGAACGACACCCGCAGCGCCCCCGCCGCACGCGACCTGACCGCCGAGCTCGGGGCCGAGGAGTGGGCGCGACGGACCGGCTCGGTGCCCGTCGCCTCCTTCACGGCCACGAAGCTGCGCTGGCTGCGCGACGCCGAGCCCGCGAACGCGGCACGCGTCGCCGCGGTGGCGCTGCCGCACGACTGGCTGACCTGGCGGCTCCTCGGGCACGGGCCCGCCGCCTCCTCGCCGCTCGGCCCCGACCTGGAGGCGCTCGTCACCGACCGCAGCGACGCCAGCGGCACCTCGTACTGGAGCCCGGGCGACGAGGCGTACGACCTGGAGCTGTTCGAGCGGGCGCTCGGGCGGGCCGGGCGGGAAGCGACCGCGGGGGCCGGTTCCGGCGACGCCGTCGTGCTGCCGCGGGTGCTGGGACCGTCGGAGGCGGCAGGCACGACGGTCGCGCACGGGCCGGTCCCCGAGGGGGTCCTGGTCGGGGCGGGCGCCGGCGACAACGCCGGCGCGGCCCTCGGGCTGGACGCCGGCGTCGGCGACCTCGTCATCAGCATCGGGACCAGCGGGACGGCGTTCGCCGTGACGGACGCGCCCGTCCGCGACGGCTCGGGCACGGTCGCCGGGTTCGCCGACGCGGCCGGCGGGTTCCTGCCGCTCGTCGCCACCCTCAACGCAGCCCGCGTGCTGTCGTCGGTCGGCACGCTGCTCGGCGTCGACCACGACGAGTTCGCCCGGCTCGCGCTCGCCGCGGAGCCCGGTGCCGGCGGGGTCTCGCTCGTGCCGTACTTCGAGGGCGAGCGCACGCCCGACCTGCCCGACGCGACGGCGACGCTCTCGGGGCTGACGCTCGCCTCGACCACCCGCGAGAACCTCGCGAGGGCTGCCGTCGAGGGGATGCTGTCCGCCCTCGCCGACGGTGCCGCCGCCGTGCGCGACCAGGGGGTGGAGGTGCGGCGCGTGCTGCTGATCGGCGGCGCCGCGCTGAACCCGGCCGTGCAGGCCGTCGCGGCCCAGGTGCTCGACGTGCCGGTGACGGTGCCCGCGCCGGGCGAGTACGTCGCGGACGGTGCGGCACGGCAGGCGGCCTGGGCCCTCTCCGGGACGCGACCGGGGTGGGCGGTGTCGACCCGCGCCTCCTCGGAGCCGGACCTCGTGCCCGCGATCGGCGAGCGCTACCGGGCGGCCCAGGCGCTGGGGTCGCTGCCGCGCTGA
- a CDS encoding adenylosuccinate synthase produces the protein MPAVVIIGAQWGDEGKGKATDLLGSRIDYVVKFNGGNNAGHTVVIGDQKYALHLLPSGILSPGVTPVIGNGVVIDIEVLFDELDALIARGVDVSKLKVSANAHVITHYHRTLDKVTERFLGKRQIGTTGRGIGPTYADKINRVGIRVQDIFDEGILRQKVEAALDQKNHLLVKIYNRRAIEADEIVDSLLSYAERLKPMVADTALEIHQALEADKTVLFEAGQATMLDVDHGTYPFVTSSSATAGGASTGSGIGPGRIQRVIGIVKAYTTRVGAGPFPTELFDASGEFLRANGFEFGTTTGRPRRCGWYDAPIARYSARINGVTDFVLTKLDVLTGLETIPVCVAYDVDGVRHDEVPVSQSDFHHAVPIYEEFPGWSEDITGAREFSDLPQAAQDYVLAVEAMSGARISAIGVGPGREAVVVRHDLLP, from the coding sequence ATGCCCGCAGTAGTCATCATCGGAGCCCAGTGGGGCGACGAAGGCAAGGGCAAGGCGACCGACCTGCTCGGCAGCCGCATCGACTACGTCGTCAAGTTCAACGGCGGCAACAACGCGGGCCACACGGTCGTCATCGGCGACCAGAAGTACGCCCTGCACCTGCTGCCCTCCGGCATCCTGTCGCCCGGCGTCACGCCGGTCATCGGCAACGGCGTCGTCATCGACATCGAGGTGCTCTTCGACGAGCTCGACGCGCTGATCGCCCGTGGCGTCGACGTCTCGAAGCTCAAGGTCAGCGCCAACGCGCACGTCATCACGCACTACCACCGCACCCTCGACAAGGTGACCGAGCGGTTCCTCGGCAAGCGCCAGATCGGCACGACCGGTCGCGGCATCGGCCCGACCTACGCCGACAAGATCAACCGCGTCGGCATCCGTGTGCAGGACATCTTCGACGAGGGCATCCTGCGCCAGAAGGTCGAGGCGGCCCTCGACCAGAAGAACCACCTGCTCGTCAAGATCTACAACCGCCGTGCGATCGAGGCCGACGAGATCGTCGACTCGCTGCTCTCGTACGCCGAGCGGCTGAAGCCCATGGTGGCCGACACGGCGCTCGAGATCCACCAGGCGCTCGAGGCCGACAAGACCGTCCTCTTCGAGGCCGGCCAGGCGACCATGCTCGACGTCGACCACGGCACGTACCCGTTCGTCACGTCGTCCTCCGCGACCGCAGGAGGCGCCTCCACCGGCTCCGGCATCGGTCCCGGCCGCATCCAGCGCGTCATCGGGATCGTCAAGGCGTACACGACCCGTGTCGGCGCCGGTCCCTTCCCGACCGAGCTGTTCGACGCCTCCGGCGAGTTCCTCCGGGCCAACGGCTTCGAGTTCGGCACGACCACCGGTCGTCCGCGTCGCTGCGGCTGGTACGACGCCCCGATCGCCCGGTACTCGGCGCGGATCAACGGCGTGACCGACTTCGTCCTGACCAAGCTCGACGTGCTCACGGGCCTCGAGACGATCCCGGTCTGCGTCGCCTACGACGTCGACGGCGTGCGTCACGACGAGGTCCCGGTGTCGCAGAGCGACTTCCACCACGCCGTGCCGATCTACGAGGAGTTCCCCGGCTGGAGCGAGGACATCACCGGAGCACGCGAGTTCAGCGACCTGCCGCAGGCCGCACAGGACTACGTCCTCGCCGTCGAGGCGATGAGCGGCGCCCGCATCTCGGCGATCGGGGTCGGCCCCGGTCGCGAGGCCGTCGTCGTCCGCCACGACCTCCTCCCCTGA
- a CDS encoding maleylpyruvate isomerase family mycothiol-dependent enzyme: protein MTTPRTFGQSAESFVDLLSRVRPEQWDEPGLDRWTVRDLAGHASRAVLTVSTYLGLDEPSDVTIPSAEAWYSAYASQFTDADGVHARGVEAGRWLGDDPAGRVAEALAESRAALDRAPGNRIVSLGGMGIPLGEYLRTRVFELVVHTIDLSRATGLTHTLPSAAVADTAALAARTATMQGHGEEVLLALTGRGRLGDGFSVV from the coding sequence GTGACCACTCCCCGCACCTTCGGCCAGTCGGCCGAGTCGTTCGTCGACCTCCTGTCGCGAGTCCGCCCCGAGCAGTGGGACGAGCCCGGCCTCGACCGCTGGACCGTCCGCGACCTGGCAGGGCACGCCTCCCGGGCCGTGCTCACCGTCTCGACCTACCTCGGGCTCGACGAGCCGAGCGACGTGACCATCCCGTCGGCCGAGGCCTGGTACTCGGCGTACGCATCGCAGTTCACGGACGCGGACGGCGTGCACGCCCGGGGCGTCGAGGCCGGCCGCTGGCTCGGCGACGACCCCGCCGGCCGGGTCGCCGAGGCGCTCGCCGAGTCGCGTGCGGCTCTCGACCGGGCTCCGGGCAACCGGATCGTGTCGCTCGGCGGCATGGGGATCCCGCTCGGCGAGTACCTGCGGACTCGCGTGTTCGAGCTCGTCGTGCACACGATCGACCTGTCTCGCGCGACCGGGCTGACGCACACGCTGCCGTCGGCTGCCGTCGCCGACACCGCGGCGCTCGCCGCCCGGACCGCGACGATGCAGGGCCACGGCGAGGAGGTGCTGCTCGCGCTGACGGGACGCGGCCGGCTCGGGGACGGGTTCAGCGTCGTCTGA
- a CDS encoding GNAT family N-acetyltransferase — translation MSLSGPLPPVPLVGRLVTVAPLSRDDLPELHRAIGRPEVFAGGWGGGAAAYRDGYDAWAEFMRGYLLWDEGLVYGVRRAVPAGEAPGELVGTTTVGLVDLRCESAHVGWTAYAPEVWGTGVNVETKLLVLGSLFEHGLGRVQLQADALNVRSRAAITKLGATLEGVLRRAQPRADGSWRDTAVYSILADEWPGVRDGLTRRLETVQQPSR, via the coding sequence ATGTCGCTGTCCGGCCCGCTGCCCCCCGTCCCCCTCGTCGGCCGTCTCGTGACGGTCGCCCCGCTCAGCCGCGACGACCTGCCCGAGCTGCACCGGGCGATCGGCCGGCCCGAGGTCTTCGCCGGCGGCTGGGGCGGCGGCGCGGCGGCGTACCGCGACGGCTACGACGCGTGGGCCGAGTTCATGCGCGGCTACCTGCTCTGGGACGAGGGCCTCGTCTACGGCGTCCGTCGCGCCGTCCCGGCAGGGGAGGCCCCGGGTGAGCTCGTCGGCACGACCACCGTCGGCCTCGTCGACCTCCGCTGCGAGAGCGCGCACGTCGGCTGGACCGCCTACGCACCCGAGGTCTGGGGCACCGGCGTCAACGTCGAGACGAAGCTCCTCGTGCTCGGCTCGCTCTTCGAGCACGGCCTCGGGCGTGTCCAGCTCCAGGCCGACGCGCTCAACGTGCGGTCGCGCGCGGCGATCACCAAGCTCGGCGCGACCCTCGAGGGAGTGCTCCGCCGGGCCCAGCCGCGGGCCGACGGCTCGTGGCGCGACACCGCCGTCTACTCGATCCTCGCCGACGAGTGGCCGGGCGTCCGGGATGGTCTCACGCGCCGTCTGGAGACTGTTCAGCAACCGTCCAGATGA
- a CDS encoding organic hydroperoxide resistance protein yields the protein MEIAYTAIAHATGGGRDGHVRSEDDTLDFETRPPKEMGGSGEGTNPEQLFAAGYAACFLSAMHAVARKLEVDTKDSSVSASVGIGPNGEGGFGLAVELDIYTPNVPADRRQELADAAHHVCPYSNATRGNVEVTLTLVD from the coding sequence CTGGAGATCGCTTACACCGCCATCGCCCACGCCACCGGCGGGGGCCGTGACGGCCACGTCCGCAGCGAGGACGACACCCTGGACTTCGAGACGCGTCCTCCCAAGGAGATGGGCGGGTCCGGCGAGGGCACCAACCCCGAGCAGCTCTTCGCAGCCGGCTACGCCGCGTGCTTCCTCAGCGCGATGCACGCGGTCGCCCGCAAGCTCGAGGTCGACACGAAGGACTCGTCGGTCAGCGCGAGCGTCGGCATCGGCCCGAACGGCGAGGGCGGCTTCGGCCTCGCCGTCGAGCTCGACATCTACACGCCGAACGTCCCGGCCGACCGCCGCCAGGAGCTCGCCGACGCCGCGCACCACGTGTGCCCGTACTCGAACGCCACCCGCGGCAACGTCGAGGTCACGCTGACCCTCGTCGACTGA
- a CDS encoding chorismate mutase codes for MALDSPLGADSPLTTDDREAIDELSSIRQSIDNIDAALVHLLAERFKFTQSVGHLKAAAGMPASDPERERVQIQRLRQLAEESHLDPAFAEKFLGFIVGEVIQHHQRIANDAAGSSSEGRA; via the coding sequence ATGGCACTCGACAGTCCCCTCGGCGCGGACAGCCCCCTCACGACCGACGACCGCGAGGCGATCGACGAGCTCTCGAGCATCCGTCAGAGCATCGACAACATCGACGCAGCGCTCGTGCACCTGCTCGCCGAGCGCTTCAAGTTCACGCAGTCGGTGGGGCACCTCAAGGCCGCGGCGGGCATGCCGGCCAGCGACCCCGAGCGCGAGCGCGTGCAGATCCAGCGCCTCCGTCAGCTCGCCGAGGAGTCGCACCTCGACCCGGCCTTCGCCGAGAAGTTCCTCGGCTTCATCGTCGGCGAGGTCATCCAGCACCACCAGCGCATCGCGAACGACGCCGCAGGGTCCTCGTCCGAGGGCCGGGCGTGA
- a CDS encoding beta-propeller fold lactonase family protein: MSDAAAGRDSAAGQGAPAIDFPAADGGSPQRLYVGSYTPSSGGSGAGITVLERTAPGQPWQSVQTVEADDPSFLVATEGALHAVSETTEGRVLSYTVSAGRLVAASSVASGGSAPCHVLFDPASGALVVTNYVGGTVSVLSSDPSLTSRVAHTVALPVGHGPVQERQERPHAHQASPTPWGTLLVSDLGTDRLVEIAVDPVALVPEIVGVHLLPAGAGPRHVVWLGDRLVVAGELDARLHVLQRVGEKLVVDHSVEVFEGSASASGVFPSHLDVDGGRVYVATRGRDSISVLAPGDDGRLQLVGEAPCGGTWPRHFAITPGVMYVANQGSDTVAVLPLDPETGVPGEPLDVFTLGSPACILPA; this comes from the coding sequence GTGAGCGACGCCGCAGCCGGGCGAGACTCCGCAGCCGGGCAGGGTGCCCCGGCGATCGACTTCCCCGCGGCCGACGGAGGCTCGCCGCAGCGCCTCTACGTCGGCTCGTACACCCCGTCGAGCGGCGGCTCCGGCGCGGGCATCACCGTGCTCGAGCGCACGGCTCCCGGCCAGCCGTGGCAGTCGGTGCAGACCGTCGAGGCCGACGACCCCTCCTTCCTGGTCGCGACCGAGGGCGCGCTGCACGCCGTGTCCGAGACGACGGAGGGGCGGGTCCTGTCGTACACCGTCTCCGCCGGTCGCCTGGTGGCCGCGTCGAGTGTCGCCTCCGGGGGATCCGCGCCCTGTCACGTGCTGTTCGACCCCGCGTCCGGCGCGCTGGTCGTGACGAACTACGTGGGCGGGACGGTCTCCGTCCTCTCGAGCGACCCGTCGCTCACGAGCCGGGTCGCGCACACGGTCGCGCTGCCCGTCGGGCACGGCCCCGTGCAGGAGCGCCAGGAGCGCCCGCACGCGCACCAGGCCTCGCCCACCCCGTGGGGCACCCTGTTGGTCAGCGACCTCGGGACCGACCGCCTGGTCGAGATCGCCGTCGACCCCGTCGCCCTCGTGCCCGAGATCGTCGGCGTGCACCTGCTGCCCGCCGGGGCAGGCCCGCGCCACGTCGTGTGGCTCGGCGACCGCCTCGTCGTGGCCGGCGAGCTCGACGCGCGGCTGCACGTGCTCCAGCGCGTCGGCGAGAAGCTGGTCGTCGACCACAGCGTCGAGGTCTTCGAGGGCTCGGCGTCGGCGTCGGGAGTCTTCCCGTCGCACCTCGACGTCGACGGCGGACGTGTCTACGTCGCCACCCGTGGGCGCGACAGCATCAGCGTCCTCGCGCCCGGCGACGACGGCCGGCTCCAGCTCGTCGGAGAGGCCCCCTGCGGCGGCACCTGGCCGCGGCACTTCGCGATCACGCCCGGAGTGATGTACGTCGCGAACCAGGGCTCGGACACGGTCGCCGTGCTGCCGCTCGACCCCGAGACGGGCGTCCCCGGCGAGCCCCTCGACGTGTTCACGCTCGGCAGCCCCGCCTGCATCCTCCCCGCCTGA
- a CDS encoding TetR/AcrR family transcriptional regulator codes for MSPRPSAREKMLDSFEHLVVETGERSATFDAVAAAADVSKGGLLYHFPSREALVDGLVARLGALLEDDVARMTSAADGVVDYFIRTSSRSAIPEDDPLDRCITAVAGLGASGRWPQAVAALTAMQDRWYAVVLDEVGDPAVASLVCLVSDGLYFTPAQFEEASVAAGAPGSAGASHRGRASVDEVVALLRSLAR; via the coding sequence ATGAGCCCGCGTCCGTCAGCCCGAGAGAAGATGCTCGACTCGTTCGAGCACCTCGTCGTCGAGACCGGCGAGCGCAGCGCCACGTTCGACGCCGTGGCCGCCGCCGCCGACGTCTCGAAGGGCGGGCTGCTCTACCACTTCCCCTCACGCGAGGCGCTCGTCGACGGGCTCGTCGCCCGCCTCGGCGCACTCCTCGAGGACGACGTGGCACGGATGACCTCGGCTGCCGACGGCGTCGTCGACTACTTCATCCGCACCTCCTCGAGGTCGGCCATCCCCGAGGACGACCCGCTCGACCGGTGCATCACCGCCGTGGCCGGGCTCGGCGCGAGCGGACGCTGGCCGCAGGCCGTCGCCGCGCTGACCGCCATGCAGGACCGCTGGTACGCGGTCGTGCTCGACGAGGTCGGCGACCCCGCCGTCGCCAGCCTCGTCTGCCTCGTCTCGGACGGGCTCTACTTCACCCCCGCCCAGTTCGAGGAGGCGTCGGTCGCGGCTGGTGCACCGGGCTCGGCCGGCGCCTCGCACCGCGGCCGCGCCTCCGTCGACGAGGTCGTCGCGCTGCTGCGCAGCCTCGCGCGCTGA
- a CDS encoding MFS transporter has translation MSTRDARRTPDATTPAQTTPTTTPPAPTKAGARQWAALVVLMLPVLLVSVDNTVLSFALPEISTALQPSAAAQLWIVDVYSLVLAGLLVAMGSLGDRFGRRRLLLIGASGFAAVSVVAAFAPSAEALIAARAVLGFFGAMIMPATLSLLRSTFTDRDQRRLAIAIWASGFAAGSALGPIVGGVLLEHFAWGSIFLIAVPVLLPLLVAAPILVVESRDPAPGPFDLVSVLLSLLAMAPVVAAIKQLATHGPGLDVLALAVVGVTAGWLFVRRQLRRPRPLLDVRLFTNPVFAGSIVVNLLAITSLVGFLFFTTQHLQLVVGLRPLHAALTLLPGLVVMVLSGLAVVPLVRRVAPRSIVAVGLAAAAVAYGAVWLSGADAPVWVFVVSFALVGLGVGAAETISNDLIIAAVPADRAGAASAVSETAYEVGAVLGTAVLGSMLTAIYRGALVVPDSVPADAASAARETLGGAVAAAEPLEPSLATALLDAATHAFDTGLVATAAVGAGVMVLAVVVALVALRRASAHD, from the coding sequence ATGAGCACCCGCGACGCCCGCCGCACCCCCGACGCGACGACCCCCGCACAGACGACCCCGACCACGACGCCCCCAGCGCCGACCAAGGCCGGCGCCCGCCAGTGGGCCGCCCTCGTCGTCCTGATGCTCCCGGTCCTCCTCGTCTCGGTCGACAACACGGTGCTGAGCTTCGCCCTCCCCGAGATCTCGACCGCGCTGCAGCCCTCCGCGGCCGCGCAGCTCTGGATCGTCGACGTCTACTCCCTCGTCCTCGCGGGCCTGCTCGTCGCGATGGGCTCGCTCGGCGACCGCTTCGGCCGCCGACGCCTCCTCCTCATAGGGGCCAGCGGCTTCGCGGCCGTGTCGGTCGTCGCCGCGTTCGCGCCGAGCGCCGAGGCGCTGATCGCGGCCCGTGCCGTGCTCGGCTTCTTCGGCGCGATGATCATGCCCGCCACGCTGTCGCTGCTGCGCAGCACCTTCACCGACCGCGATCAGCGCCGCCTGGCCATCGCGATCTGGGCGAGCGGCTTCGCGGCCGGCTCCGCGCTCGGCCCGATCGTCGGGGGAGTCCTGCTCGAGCACTTCGCCTGGGGCTCGATCTTCCTCATCGCCGTGCCGGTGCTGCTGCCCCTGCTCGTCGCCGCGCCGATCCTCGTCGTCGAGAGCCGTGACCCTGCCCCCGGTCCGTTCGACCTCGTCTCGGTCCTGCTCTCCCTGCTCGCGATGGCCCCGGTCGTCGCCGCGATCAAGCAGCTCGCGACGCACGGTCCCGGCCTCGACGTGCTGGCCCTCGCGGTCGTCGGCGTCACGGCGGGCTGGTTGTTCGTCCGCCGTCAGCTTCGGCGTCCGCGCCCGCTGCTCGACGTGCGGCTGTTCACGAACCCGGTCTTCGCGGGCTCGATCGTCGTCAACCTGCTGGCCATCACCTCCCTGGTGGGCTTCCTGTTCTTCACGACGCAGCACCTGCAGCTCGTCGTGGGCCTCCGTCCGCTGCACGCTGCGCTGACCCTGTTGCCCGGCCTCGTCGTCATGGTGCTGTCCGGGCTCGCGGTCGTGCCGCTCGTCCGCCGGGTAGCACCGCGCAGCATCGTCGCCGTCGGCCTCGCAGCCGCGGCCGTCGCCTACGGAGCGGTCTGGCTGTCCGGCGCCGACGCCCCGGTGTGGGTCTTCGTCGTCAGCTTCGCCCTGGTCGGCCTCGGCGTCGGGGCCGCCGAGACCATCTCGAACGACCTGATCATCGCGGCGGTCCCCGCCGACCGCGCGGGAGCCGCCTCGGCCGTCTCCGAGACCGCCTACGAGGTCGGGGCGGTGCTCGGCACGGCCGTCCTCGGCAGCATGCTCACGGCGATCTACCGCGGCGCCCTCGTGGTGCCCGACTCGGTGCCCGCCGACGCCGCCTCTGCCGCCCGCGAGACCCTCGGCGGAGCCGTCGCCGCCGCCGAGCCCCTCGAGCCGTCGCTCGCGACAGCCCTGCTCGACGCCGCGACGCACGCCTTCGACACCGGTCTCGTCGCGACCGCCGCGGTCGGCGCCGGCGTGATGGTGCTCGCCGTCGTGGTCGCCCTCGTGGCCCTCCGTCGGGCCTCCGCGCACGACTGA